In Delphinus delphis chromosome 11, mDelDel1.2, whole genome shotgun sequence, one genomic interval encodes:
- the CRADD gene encoding death domain-containing protein CRADD isoform X3, protein MATILPVRGFCLQQKWCLRYRFPDTLDVRLQFFFFFSLGYVFADGEMEARDKQVLRSLRLELGAEVLVEGLVLQYLYQEGVLTESHVQEIKAQATGLRKTMLLLDILPTRGPKAFDAFLDSLQEFPWVREKLEKAREEAMVELPAAKLINSDTKWNK, encoded by the exons ATGGCGACAATACTTCCTGTTCGGGGCTTTTGCCTTCAACAAAAATGGTGTTTACGGTACAGGTTCCCTGACACTTTGGATGTCCggttgcagttttttttttttttttccttaggatacGTGTTTGCAGAC GGGGAGATGGAGGCTAGAGACAAGCAAGTGCTTCGCTCCCTTCGCCTCGAGCTGGGTGCAGAGGTACTGGTGGAGGGACTGGTCCTCCAGTATCTTTACCAGGAAGGGGTCTTGACGGAAAGCCATGTTCAAGAAATTAAAGCTCAAGCCACAGGCCTCCGGAAAACAATGCTTCTGCTGGATATCCTACCTACCAGGGGTCCTAAAGCATTCGATGCCTTCCTAGATTCCCTGCAAGAATTCCCCTGGGTAAGGGAGAAACTGGAGAAGGCAAGAGAAGAAGCCATGGTTGAGCTGCCTGCAG